CTTATATATTTCTCATAAAACAGCTCAGAGAAATCCACACTGCCATAATACTCTAAATCCATCATTAGAAATGCGATTTCATTTAGCAGGTCAATCTGACGAAGGTTTTCGTCAAATTCAATACAATCAAAAATGATGGGAGGCTTAGTCATAAATACATTTCGTGAATGAAGGTCACCATGTACATCTTTTACCAGTCCTTGCTTACTTCTCTGATTTAATAAATCTATATTTTCATCCAGAAACTGATCTGAACGCTTACATATACGCTGTAGAAGCTGCACGTATTCAGGCTTTAGGTGAGATCTGACTACATGCTCCCAATTCATGATATCGTTAAAAGTTTCTTTAAGCTCCTGTATTCTCCATAGCTTTTGTACAGCAAAAGTTTGAGTATGTAGTTGTGCTACCGTATGAGCTAATTGCGCAATATGCGTGGGCGTAAGTAAATTTTCCGTGATTAATTTGTCCATTTCCAGTACAGCATCTATACGTCGCATTCGTACTGCAAAATCAATCAAGCTGCCTTGACTACCTCCAATAGAAATCTGCTCAGCCGTTTCCCTAACTTCGTATATACCTTCATATACATCTGGCGCAGTTCTCCGGTTGAGCAATACTTCTTGAGTACATGCTTTTTTTCTATTGTCCAGAGTAGAAAAGTCTAAAAACTCCAGTTTAATTGTCTTCTTAATTTTAAATACAGTCTCTTTAGTAAATATCAGATATGAGATATGCGTTTGTTGATAAGTGATCTCAGTCTTGTTATAATTCTTGCCATTTATAAAAGGCGAGACTTGTAAAAAACTAAACTCTTCTTCGGTCATGGCTTATATAGTTCATAGCTTCTTCAATTAATGAATCTACATCTGCAGAGGAACTATCCAAACGCAAATGCGACTGCTCTACTGGCTCATCATTTTTCTTCAGTTTATAATACACTTCTTCTCCAGCCTCAGAGTACTTTCTGGACTGCCTTACTCTCCTGAGACTGGTAGCCTCATCGGCTAGCATTTCTATCAGAAAGAAAGCTACACCATAAGCACCTGCCATTTTTTCAGCAATTTTTATGTACTCTCTTTTTCTAAAAGTAGCATCCAGTATGAGGGACTTACCAGATTCTAATTGCTTTCGGGCATAGTCAAACATTTGTTCATATACTTTTTGGGTGTCTTTCTCGCTATATCTACCACGAAGCTTCATCTCATCTCTTAGCTTATCAGTGTTTATATAATATAAATCAAGCTTGCTGGCTAGGCGTTCTCCAAAGTATGACTTTCCACTACCCGGGAGACCATAAATTAGTATAAGCATATAACTAGGTTTTACTACAATGCTACAAGACTAAGCTGATGAAAAACATGACAATTATCAAATTTCAGACTGAGCTAAATCATTAATATTTAGGGAAATAGTTGCTTAATTCAGATAAACAAATTAATACCAAAATGAGAGCACATATTCTTCACAACGGACTGCACAGAATAGGAGATCGCCCCTCTCGTATTCTTGATAACGAAAGGTTTTTGTCTAGAGACCCTTTTGATGAGTCATGGATGACCAAGACATCTACAGCAGCAGCAAATGTAAAAGCTGATAAGGAGTTTTATGATCTGGAAATAGCGCTTCCTGGCTTCACAAAAGACCAGGTCAGGTTAGAAGTAAACCAGCAAAACCTAAGTATAATAGCAGAGAAAAAAGATACGCATTTTAGCGTAGATGAACCTCAGTATATTCGCAGAGAATATAGCACGCAAGCACTCTACAGAAGTTTTGATTTACCTGATCATATACAAACAGAAGAAATTGAAGCGTGCCTGGAAGATGGATTACTTAAAATTAAACTGCCTCACTCCAGAAAGCTTCAGAAGGCAAAAAAAATAGAAGTGTTGTAGCATACATATTCTATGATGACATGTACAATTAAACTGGTGGATATTATTTACCCACCAGTTCACTACCTTCATTGTCCACATAAATAGTTTTATCTGAAGCATCTCTGTATAAAGGGATCGTAAAGCAGAATGTACTCCCCTCTCCTTCTTCACTTTCTACAGCGATTTTGCCTCCATTTTTTTCTACAAAATCTTTACAAAGAATTAGTCCTAATCCAGTACCTTTTTCATACGCGGTTCCCAGAGTTGATTTTGTCTGATGGGTAAATAAATTGTTCAATTCATTTTCACTCATTCCTTTACCAGTGTCTTTCACCACCAGTTTTAGCATATTGTTCAGACGAGTAGCTTTAACGATCACTTTACCACCAGCTGTAGTGAATTTAATAGCATTCGTTAAAAGGTTACGAACTACTAATTTTGTCATTTCATAATCAGCATACACTTCCTGGCTATCACCTACCCTATCCATAATGTAAATATCTTTCTTCTCTGCCTGCGTACTCAGCAAATGAACAGTATCATTAACAAGCTCTTTGATGTCAAAGAAAGTTGGCTGCGGGCTTATACCTTGCATCTGGCTTTTTGCCCAGTTAAGCAAGTTATCCAGCAAACTGGTTGTAATATTTACTTTTACTCTAAGCTCTTTAGAAATAACCTGCATCTCCTGAGGCGAAATACGGCCCTGAGTCATCAAATCCAGAATGCCTTCCAGTGAATTTAAAGGGCTTCTAAAATCATGAGAAATGATAGACAGCAATTTGTCTTTAATCTGATTTGACTGCTGAAGTTCATCTTTCTGCTGGTTGATACTTTCGTTCAAGAAAGTCAGCTCTTTGATAATTTCTTCTATTTCCTGCTTTTGCTGAATGAGCCTGCGGTTGGCAATGTTTTTATCTTTATTCGCATTCAACAATACGGATACCGCAATAAAGCTAAGTACAAGCCCCAGAGACACAAAAATAACAGCATAGGTCTGTTTTTCTATCAGCACTTGCTGGTCATCCATAACCGCCGCTTTAAACTCATTATCAGATACAAGTGCAGCATTCTCTAGTTCTTTTTTGTTCAGCTCAAGGAGGATCAATTGCTTACTCTTATATTCATTAAATATACTGTCTTTGTAAGCATTACTCAAATCAGTGTAAAGCAAGGCTTTTTCGTATTGAGACTGGGCTTTACTTATATCTGCCATTACATGAGCTGCTTCTTTAATCTGGTTTTTTGAGGAAGAGCTTTTAGCATAGGCTAATGCTTTGGAAGCATACTTTTTAGCTTCAGCATATTGCTTTTTTTGCAAATACAATTTACCCAATAATATCATTGAATTAGTTTGCTCATGCTTATCCTGCAATTGATTTTGGATATCCAGAGCCTCCTCTAAGTGGCTTTTAGCTTCTTGAAAATCATCCAGTTCCAGATATACTTTTCCCATAGACTGTAGGTTGATCGCCAGTCCGGTATTATCATCATAAGCTTTGTCTACCTTATAAGACTGAAGGTAATAATAGAGCGCACTATCGTATTGCCCCAGATTCAGGTACACATCTCCTAGATTATGCAATGGAAAGGTAATACTTTGCTCTAGCTGATACTCTTCACCTATTTGATACGACATACGTAGAGCCTCCAGCGCTTTCTGAGGAAGGCCATTGCTGGTATAGATAAGGCCGATATTATTGTATAGAGTAAGTTCACTTTCAGGGTCATGGAGACCACCTTTTGTTTCCAATGACCGCAAATAATAAGATAGTGCCTCATCGTAATCCCCCAAATCATCATAGATGACACCAATATTGTTTAACGCCTTACTGATGCCAATACTATCTTTTAACTGCATAAAAAGCCTTAATGCGGACTGCAAATACTCTAGAGCAAGCTTATCCTGATCCAGAAGATCATAGGCCAGCCCCACTTCACTTTTAGCAATTGCTTTTTCTTCTAGGTTTCCACCGTATTCTGCTTTCTTCAGCTTTTCCAGCTTTTGAGCTAGAATAGTCTCTGCACTTACAATGCTATCTGTAGAATGAAATGGAAGGTTAGCTATTGAGTCCGCAAAATGATTGAGCGAATAATTAGTTAGCGCATAAGAGTTTGTAGTTATATTACAGAATGCAACAAAAAGTAGAAATAAAGCAATGTGCTTCAAATTGACATTGATTTTAGCCCGTAATGTGTATAGGTAATTCGGGTTTCTCATTGAATAGGAGATATTTCTTTGGTTTCTCATTCTGGATACTAAAGTCGGGCTTTATGTCATGAGTTTTATCATGCAGACCCTAAGTTCCTTACGCTCGTACGTTTTCTATTTTGTTTCTAAAATAAATGAACAGAACGATGTCAAAGATATAATTAATCAGCATAAATCGTTTTATAAAATTTTTCAGAAGTTTAGTTTTCTTGAATTTCACAAATCCATCGTTGAAAAATGACTTTTACCTTACGTCTATAAGGAAATGTAAAATAGTATTGAAACTACTATTTACTTAAAAAAACAACGTGC
This window of the Porifericola rhodea genome carries:
- a CDS encoding AAA family ATPase — translated: MLILIYGLPGSGKSYFGERLASKLDLYYINTDKLRDEMKLRGRYSEKDTQKVYEQMFDYARKQLESGKSLILDATFRKREYIKIAEKMAGAYGVAFFLIEMLADEATSLRRVRQSRKYSEAGEEVYYKLKKNDEPVEQSHLRLDSSSADVDSLIEEAMNYISHDRRRV
- a CDS encoding Hsp20/alpha crystallin family protein, translated to MRAHILHNGLHRIGDRPSRILDNERFLSRDPFDESWMTKTSTAAANVKADKEFYDLEIALPGFTKDQVRLEVNQQNLSIIAEKKDTHFSVDEPQYIRREYSTQALYRSFDLPDHIQTEEIEACLEDGLLKIKLPHSRKLQKAKKIEVL
- a CDS encoding tetratricopeptide repeat-containing sensor histidine kinase, with the translated sequence MRNPNYLYTLRAKINVNLKHIALFLLFVAFCNITTNSYALTNYSLNHFADSIANLPFHSTDSIVSAETILAQKLEKLKKAEYGGNLEEKAIAKSEVGLAYDLLDQDKLALEYLQSALRLFMQLKDSIGISKALNNIGVIYDDLGDYDEALSYYLRSLETKGGLHDPESELTLYNNIGLIYTSNGLPQKALEALRMSYQIGEEYQLEQSITFPLHNLGDVYLNLGQYDSALYYYLQSYKVDKAYDDNTGLAINLQSMGKVYLELDDFQEAKSHLEEALDIQNQLQDKHEQTNSMILLGKLYLQKKQYAEAKKYASKALAYAKSSSSKNQIKEAAHVMADISKAQSQYEKALLYTDLSNAYKDSIFNEYKSKQLILLELNKKELENAALVSDNEFKAAVMDDQQVLIEKQTYAVIFVSLGLVLSFIAVSVLLNANKDKNIANRRLIQQKQEIEEIIKELTFLNESINQQKDELQQSNQIKDKLLSIISHDFRSPLNSLEGILDLMTQGRISPQEMQVISKELRVKVNITTSLLDNLLNWAKSQMQGISPQPTFFDIKELVNDTVHLLSTQAEKKDIYIMDRVGDSQEVYADYEMTKLVVRNLLTNAIKFTTAGGKVIVKATRLNNMLKLVVKDTGKGMSENELNNLFTHQTKSTLGTAYEKGTGLGLILCKDFVEKNGGKIAVESEEGEGSTFCFTIPLYRDASDKTIYVDNEGSELVGK